Below is a window of Fusobacterium varium DNA.
TACTTGAATAATATTTACTCCTCTTTCTGTTAAATCATCTTTTAAAAGATTTACTCTTTTAGCTACAGGTGATTTTTCATCTGAAAAGCTATTTTTAATGATAAGTACATTATACTTTGTTCCTTCTAAACTTTTCATTTTGATTCCTCCTATAAAAATAATATAAAGCATATATGTGTAACTAAAATTTGTTTACATAATCATTTTACACTAAAAAAATATATTTCCTTTTTAAAAAAAGAAAAAAGGAAAAAAAAGATTCCTTAGAATAGTGTCAATATATGGTAGCAGTAAAAAACAAATTAAGTAAAAGGAGGAAAAATATGTCAAGTAGCACAGAAACAAAAAAACTTGGAGTTCTTTCATTAGCAGGATTAGTTATTAGTGCTATGATAGGAGGTGGAATATATAATCTGCCTCAAAATATGGCACAAGGAGCTTCAGCAGGAGCAGTTGGAATAGCATGGATCATTACAGGAATTGGAATGTATTTCCTAACTAATACCTTTAGAGTTTTGTCAACAGTAAGACCAGATGCAAAATCAGGAATATATATGTATGCTAGATTGGGATTTGGAAAGTTGACAGGATTCTTAATGGCGTGGGGATACTGGTTATCTTCAATTTTTGCCAATGTAGGTTATGCTATACTTCTTATGGATTCATTAAACTACTTTTTCCCACCACACTTTAAAGGTGGAAACAATCTACCATCAGTTATAGGTGGATCTATTCTTATTTGGTTGATGTATTTTATGATAATGGCAGGGGTTAAACAAGCTGCTAGTATAAACATTATAGGAACAATAGCAAAATTAGTTCCAATAGCTGTATTTATTATAGCAAGCTTATTTGTATTTAAGTTCTCAATGTTTGACACAAACTTTTGGGGACATGAAACAATAAAAGCTATTCATGATACAAACCTAGGTGGAATTGGTGGACAGATAAAGAGTACAATGTTAGTAACTTTATGGTCATTTATAGGTATTGAAGGAGCTGTAGTTATTTCAGACAGGGCAGAAAGCCAAAAAGCAGTAAGTAAAGCTACTTTAATAGGATTTTTACTATGTTGGTTATCATATACTGCAATTTCAATGTTACCATTTGGACTATTATCACAAGGGGAATTAGCAGTATTAGCTCCACCTTCAGCAGCAGCAGTATTAGCTGATATAGTTGGTGAATGGGGAGAATGGTTCATGAATATAGGAGTTATTATAGCTCTACTAAGTTCTTGGTTAGTTTGGACAGTATTCTTAGCTGAAGTCCCTTATGCTTGTGCAAAAGATGGAACTTTCCCTAAAATTTTTGCTAAAGAAAATAAAAATGGAACTCCTTCATTTGCTCTTTTAGTTTCAAGTATAGCTATGCAATTAACAATGATATTAGTATACTTTGCAAATAATGCTTGGAATGCTATGTTAAGTATAACAGGAGTTATGATATTAC
It encodes the following:
- a CDS encoding amino acid permease gives rise to the protein MSSSTETKKLGVLSLAGLVISAMIGGGIYNLPQNMAQGASAGAVGIAWIITGIGMYFLTNTFRVLSTVRPDAKSGIYMYARLGFGKLTGFLMAWGYWLSSIFANVGYAILLMDSLNYFFPPHFKGGNNLPSVIGGSILIWLMYFMIMAGVKQAASINIIGTIAKLVPIAVFIIASLFVFKFSMFDTNFWGHETIKAIHDTNLGGIGGQIKSTMLVTLWSFIGIEGAVVISDRAESQKAVSKATLIGFLLCWLSYTAISMLPFGLLSQGELAVLAPPSAAAVLADIVGEWGEWFMNIGVIIALLSSWLVWTVFLAEVPYACAKDGTFPKIFAKENKNGTPSFALLVSSIAMQLTMILVYFANNAWNAMLSITGVMILPAYMASTLYLWQISKRGDIPKDVGIKTKTALITGILGSIYGAWLIYAAGLKYLVMASILFAIGILVFCKAREENKGENEPIFTEKEKMAAIALVIIAIIALYLLVTKKVTI